Within Montipora foliosa isolate CH-2021 chromosome 3, ASM3666993v2, whole genome shotgun sequence, the genomic segment GGTCTCAGCTCCCAGACCATCTCTAACAGCGGCAAGATACTTaccaatataaatgtggtaatGTTGACCAAGACAAGCTGGAACCGAAAACATTTTACTTTCGTCTCACGCTTAAGCTCTCTCAAaagtccattacccaagagcaagaatctggtatcagatTTGTCCCCATCAGCCTCAGAAAAGTGTTTGTTTTGAAACCAATTTtgcgagggggggggggggagggggagcaatagaccaaatgttgttgaacccaattcaaatctcccggagTTAAGATTCATTTTGAAtcgtatttgcattataatgtagccaTCAAAGTTAAGTGATATTGCAATACCTGGAGCAAAACGTTTTATTACCAAATGGTTTGTATTGCGTAAAACATTGAGGTAGCcgatttggtttgttttttttttccacaaaacGTGGTTGAAAAACAGACAAtcttctgacgctgatggggacttgGCCAaattgggtaaatcttactcttggatGATAGACTCTTGGCTCCCCATCATAATAATGTGGACCTTGACATTAATGCATAGATGTCAAGAAGTGTCGTGGCTTTTTCCTCTTCATCAGAGTGTGCGCTTGGAAAGTCTTAACAGCCTCACATGCACTGGTAATAATTGCATTCCTACCTGCCGCTGATATGGTCTCTCCTCTTGATCGTCACGTTTGAACCACAATGTGTACACAACGATGAAGTAATAGCCAATCAACAACAGGGATGAAATGCCAGCAAACGTAGAGTAAATGAGCCGATAACTggtcttttgtaattttttatcatCCCAGAAGGGATCACAAGACCTTACAGCGATCTCCCTTCCAAAGCTCTGTATGACGAATCCCCGTGAACTTAACAGAGCTGCAAGGATCCAAGTACCTGGAAAAATTACCTATAGGATGGGATGCATGGAACTCTTAACAGTTTGTAAGGAAATTTAAGGAGAACGAGATACAGGAATACGAAATTAAGACTATTAGTTTTCGAAAGGGAAATGTTGGAAAGGTGACCATTTGAACCGTAAAGTGTACACAACGATGGAGTGTAATGGCCAATCAACAACAGGGATGAAATGCCAACAAAGGTCGTGTGAATAAGCCAGTAAGccttttgcaattttttatcGTCCCAGAAGTGATCACAAGACCTTACAGCGATCTCCCTTCCAAAGCTTCGTATGACGAATCCCCGGGAATTTAACAGAACTGCAAGGATCCAAGTACCTGCAATAATTACCTATAGGATGGGATGCATGGAACGAGTTATAGGAATACGAAATTAATTATTAGTCTTTTAAAGCGAAAGGTTGGAAAGGTAACCAAAGTATTTTCTAAACTTGATTGACGACAGGTTAGTATTTACTAATTAAAGCCAGCTTTCCAGGCCTTAAATCAGGGGCatccaacgaccaatttgttgtaaaatgtatcattataccccagttaatgaaaataaatgttattaaggcattttcgggtgtttttcagtgttgctgggaaaacattatctgtttccttttcccagcaagacacataagaaatttcccagccagctagataaaattggttggtttcccagccagctgatcaaatttatttcccagccaggaattccgcgggctttcaaatccctcgatccaaaacgaccgaacaaaagcgacaaaaccggaacaaaacaggtttttgccgcaagcgcaatcactctgaccagccgtcgtatgtttgtgactactctctgagagagggaaggggttcttttcttctcttttttttattttttttattttttttagtcgtcctcagtcttcagagttactacagccagctcgggttgaaatgttAGAAacagtcagtaattcccaggcaaaacctctatcaataacaaaatttcccagccagctcatcgaaacacctgtatttttgccagccagcaagattcctctggggaacagataatgcgaggaacagattcgttgggtgcccctgttaaaTATGCAATGAGAAAGGGACAAATACTGAGAGCAGATAGAACTTTGAAgcttaaatttcatttcatttgaggCACCCAGCGGATTAATTTGCCTTAATAAGCCAACGTTTTTAAGGTATTTCTACTGGTAAGAATAAAAACCAGCGATATAAAAGAATGGCGTTTCGACGGCTCCATCATGGCCATCATTCTTAAATTTAACTCAAAACATTATGTGAGTTCATATTACAGTGAAAGTACGTGTGAAGGTTTCGATGGCATGGAGCCGTCGAAACGGCATTTTTTTATATCGctgctttttattcttaatcGCTTATCGAAAACCTTAGTTTCTACTGTTTGATTCAAGTTTGATTATACTTCCCATGTCAAGTCTCCCAAAGGCCTTTTGAAAGCAAGATTAGAAAAACAGTGAAGAAAATCAGTTGTTGAATACTTAACAGCAACAGTCCCTTTTGTTGCTCGTTACTGAGTATAGAGTGTTTTTATTTGCGTGATCAGCCTCTCatctttttaaacaaatatcAGAAGAAATTGTTCACAttagaattgaattgaatttctGGGAGTATTCTTAAAACACTAGTATGGGTGGGAATAAAACTGTAATGAAATTGGTGAAAAAGAATCTTCCTATGTTACTGACCGCTAATCTTTTGCCTGTATATACCGTATACGCTCTGCAGGATAATCAGCGCACCTTCAATTGTCGCCAAGTGAGTTTTCGCTGAATTGAAAGTGGATGAACTACAGCCCAGTAGCGTTCCCTTGCAATGGCAATCAGAGTGAATACGGAACAACTAGCTCCAATACTCGCCAATGTCCTCAACGACAGGCAAATTGCATTTCCAGGCATTGCATTAGGGTTATTGAGAGAGTGACGGTACATGAAAAGAGTAAAGAGGAAGGTAGGATGAACGATGTCCGCCACGGCGAGGTTCAAAAGAAGATAGTTGAAAGGAGTCCTACGacataaaaaataaagtttaattccgTAAATTGTTGGTTTAACTGGATATTTACAATTACTGACCTCGACCCTTAAACTCTACACCTTCCCTACCCCACTTTGCCACACCCCTGGGTATTTCATTGCTTGCCTTTTTACCTGACAGCTGAGATTTATAGTCGGTTTCACTGAGAACCACCAAAAAATCTTTTGCCTTTGACAAtcgtttgaaattcatttttgatAACCTTTCGTAACCTTTTCTGTTAAAATATATTATAACGTAGAATTTTTTCCGTTCAGCGGTCAGGTGTGTTAGAACTTAACCGTCATGGTGAGTTTTTTAATAAGTCTGTCAAGAATTAATCATTATCAATTGGACTCCAACATATTTGTTACATGAAGGCCACGCGTCTGAGGACCGTCGTCATAGGGAAACGAAATGTCTGCTTGTGGCGTCATCAAAAGCTATCATTGGCTTCCATCGCCTTGATTCCGATGCAGCATTTGAACGTCATCGAACTCGCATACCCATAAataattggccgtttttatacttgagacgcataattcgtccaGATGaatatgcgtctctcatgttatccgtctggtgtaaagacgggacgaaccgTGTAATacgcataatccgtctgggacgaacttgggcaaacatattttctgcgtctgttaaatttctCTAGTGTAAAGAAGGGCACAAGACGCCTTAAGCGTCTTGACGGACTATCGTCTTTAATGGAATAAGCGCTgtggcgcttatttaatttttcgcgcctcAAGTATTTCAGGGCGGCACTCCTTTAAAAATTGTACTCCACACAGAAATATAAATCTGTACGAAGAGTAACAAAAACGTTATTTGATAGTAACCATTTGAATCTTATTTTTGGGCCGACTAGCTGCCGAATGAACGAATTGCGAATTGATATTGATTAGGTCACGTGTTTCGGTAGCACATGGTTTTGGTCTAAGCAGTTTTGTGTCGGAGACCGCGAATGTTACGCTCGTTTGTTGAAGTCTTGCACTTTCCCTACCGTTTTAACGCACAGAATATGTAAGTATCAGGTTTGCAATTTACCTTTACCCAGTGAGTTGttaatttagatttttttttgttgttcagTTTTTACCGTAGGCGTAGATGACGTAAGTCGATTCGAGACaacacaaatgtcacaaatggTGGAATCGTCTGTACTTAAAAGTTGTAAACAATCATGAGATGACCGGCATCAGTAAAGCGTTGTGTTCTACAAACTacgcgaaaaaaaaatctccATGCAAATTAACCCCAACATCAGTAAGAAATATTCTCTCTAAATATTTGATTGCGAGTGGATTTCGTCGAGTGATGGATGCACCAAATCGGTTGGATTTCGGTTCGACAGCGGAATGAATGCCAATAGTTTCGATTACGCTGGAGATGGAATGGATCGTGGACTGCCTGATTTTCCTATCCAGTTTCCCGGAAGAAGTGGTACATCGACAATAGAAGGTAACATTACTTCTGTTTGTACGACAACAGATGTTGTCGCTTGGCTACCGCAGTCCCTCCCTCAGACCCAGGCTCCCACCAAGCACTCGCGTCGATAACGGCTAGGGACTCCCGGGAGCAACGCAGCACGACTACGTGGACAAATGTTAGcaaggaaattgaaaatttactGAAAGTAATTCCGTCCGAACTTCATGCCAGCCAAAGCCCTGAGGAAACTAAGAAAATTGTTGACCTTCTCTCGGAAAGGTGGAAGACACTCGAAGAGCTACATACAAAAAACCTTGCTGGGATAAATG encodes:
- the LOC137997497 gene encoding neuropeptide FF receptor 1-like; protein product: MFDSIYITIATVNCLIAITRIAGNLLVCAVVTRRDMRTPFNYLLLNLAVADIVHPTFLFTLFMYRHSLNNPNAMPGNAICLSLRTLASIGASCSVFTLIAIARERYWAVVHPLSIQRKLTWRQLKVIFPGTWILAALLSSRGFVIQSFGREIAVRSCDPFWDDKKLQKTSYRLIYSTFAGISSLLLIGYYFIVVYTLWFKRDDQEERPYQRQGVLKLRKRVTLMVLSVTTLFEITWISVNVIHLLKDFGLCIVSDVAVPIAHSLLAFNSAVNPFAYALINQRFRERMKGMLCNSSRATERNIKAEHPQIIRLQHY